The following are from one region of the Bactrocera oleae isolate idBacOlea1 chromosome 6, idBacOlea1, whole genome shotgun sequence genome:
- the LOC106623546 gene encoding probable protein phosphatase 2C T23F11.1: MGQTLSEPVTAKESAYCQNELYRVGSSCMQGWRINMEDSHTHILSLPDDPGTSFFAVYDGHGGATVAQYAGKHLHKFILKRPEYKENIEKALKQAFLDIDYEMLYNESWGEQMAGSTAVVVLIKNNRLYCANAGDSRAIACINGEVETLSLDHKPNNEAETKRIHEGGGYVEFNRVNGNLALSRALGDFIFKRNANKKPEEQIVTAYPDVETREISADWEFIVLACDGIWDVMSNKEVVDFCRKRIGMGMYPEEICEELMNHCLAPDCQMGGLGGDNMTVVLVCFLHNKPYEELIARCAKNNNINGSSGNITTTSSMDEDHLDLK, from the exons ATGGGTCAAACCCTTTCAGAACCAGTCACAGCCAAAGAGTCTGCGTATTGTCAAAATGAATTGTATCGCGTCGGTTCCAGCTGCATGCAAGGATGGCGCATCAACATGGAGGACTCGCACACGCACATACTTTCCCTGCCTGACGATCCCGGCACATCGTTCTTCGCTGTCTACGATGGTCATGGCGGTGCCACAGTAGCACAGTATGCTGGCAAACATCTTCACAAATTCATACTAAAGCGGCCCGAGTACAAAGAAAATATCGAGAAGGCTTTGAAACAG GCATTTCTGGACATCGACTATGAGATGCTGTACAATGAGTCATGGGGCGAACAAATGGCCGGCTCGACGGCTGTTGTTGTACTTATTAAAAATAACCGTTTGTATTGTGCCAATGCTGGTGATTCGCGTGCGATTGCCTGCATCAATGGAGAGGTAGAGACTCTGTCGTTGGACCATAAGCCAAATAATGAGGCTGAAACCAAGCGCATACATGAGGGTGGCGGCTACGTGGAATTCAATCGTGTCAATGGCAATTTGGCGCTATCACGGGCACTCGGTGATTTCATATTCAAGCGCAATGCCAATAAGAAGCCTGAGGAACAAATAGTAACTG CATATCCCGATGTGGAGACACGTGAAATATCAGCCGATTGGGAGTTCATTGTGCTGGCATGCGATGGCATATGGGATGTAATGAGCAACAAAGAAGTCGTCGACTTTTGTCGGAAGCGTATCGGCATGGGTATGTATCCGGAAGAGATTTGTGAAGAGCTGATGAATCATTGTCTCGCACCCGATTGCCAAATGGGCGGCCTGGGTGGCGACAATATGACTGTTGTGCTTGTCTGTTTTCTACACAATAAACCGTACGAAGAACTGATAGCGCGCTGcgctaaaaataacaatattaacggCAGCAGCGGTAACATAACCACAACATCGTCTATGGATGAGGATCATCTcgatttaaaataa